The segment CACAACTACCCTCACCCCCGGCCCCTCTCCCGCAAGCGGGCGAGGGGTGACTCACGTCGGCACGGCGCAAGCCATCCTGAAGCAGCCAGCGGCCTGAAACTGAGCAACTGAGGTGGGGCGGCGACTTCGCCCCGTCAGGAGGCCGAGCGGAATCGTTGTGGAGGGGGACGAGCGGCATGGATGCCGCGAGAGGCGTGTGGGGCCATGGATGGTCCCTCTCGCCGTGCCCCCGGCGCAACGATGCAGCGAGGGGACCCGACGAAGTCGGGCCGGATGCAGGGGCAAGCGTTCTTGGTTACTTCTTTGTGGGCGGCATTCCGACGTTTGAAAGAAGTGACTCGCCGGGAGGCGAAACCAGAGACATCCGCAGAACTCGGCAAGCAGCCTGGCTCAGGACGTTTCAGCAATACGTAGCGCTGGCAAAGCGAATTCATCCACAGCATGGGGCAGCTGCGCTGCCCTTGGCGATTGAAATCGCCCCCACAGAAGAGCATCGCGAATGAAGTCGCTCCCACCATTACGACTCAGATCGGGTCCCAGCGCCGGGACCAGTCGATGTCCTCGGCCACGACTTCTCGCAGCAGGTCGATGGCCTGGCGCAGGGCCGGGGAGTCCTTCTCGCGGGAATAGACCAGGTACGTGGGATAGGTGAATTCCGGCGCCTTCTCCACCCGCTCCAGCTCGCCGTTTTCCAGGTGCCCCTGCACCACGCGCGCGCGGAAGTAGCCAGAGCCGCCGCATTGCAGGATGTAATGCAGGGCCAGCGGGCCGAGGTTGGTGGCCAGCACGGCGCTGGCCTTGTCCGGGAGCGCGGCATCGTGGCGCTGGCGGAATTCCGGTCCCCAGTCGTTGTAGATGTAGGGCTCCGGGTTGATCGCCGAACGCACCTGGATCAGCTTTTCCTCCATCAGCAGCTCCACCTGCAGGCCCGGCCAGTAATCGGGGCGGTAGACCAGCGCGGCATCCAGCAGGCTGCTCTGCAGTTGCTGCTGCAGGTGGCCGGCCTCGCCGACTTCCGCGCGCACGGCAAGGGACGGCATGCGCTCGCGCAGGCGGATCACCCAACTGAGCACCAGCGGACTGCACAGGCTCACCTCGCCACCGAGGTTGAGCACGTCGCGGTAGCCCTCCGGCAATGGCAGGTCGCGCCGCGCCGCCTCCCAGGTCTCCACCAGCTTGTTGGCATAGGCAACGAATACTTCGCCGTCGGCGGTCAGCCGCGCCCCCGCGCGGTTGCGCACGAAGAGCCGGCAATCCAGTTGCTGCTCCAGGTTCTGCACCCGCGCGGTGATGGTGGTCTGGGTGACATGCAGGCGCTCGGCGGCGGCGACGAAGCTGCCGGTGCGGACGATCTCCAGGAAGGTACGCGCCAGGTCGATATCCATGGGCTTGCTCGGGTGCTGAAAGGTTGGCCGAGTTTACCGGGCGGCGGCTCGAGGTGTGGGATCGAATTCATTCGCGAATGGGCGTCCCCGCCTCTACCAACCTCAACAGCCGCGCAGCACCGGCACGGATTGCCTCGCGCAACGCCTCCGGCCCGCGCACCTCGAAATCGAAGGGCAGCTTCGCCAGTTGGCGTGCGAACCAGCCCATGCTGTCGGTGCGCGTGCGCAGCAGCACGCCCTCCTCCACCGGTTCCAGCAGGCCGATGCCGCTGCTCAGTTCTTCGGCGGCACGGGCCAGGTCGCATCTGAGCAACACCTCCACCGCGGTCGAGCGCGGCAGCTGGGCAATGCTGCCGGTCAGGAAGGCAGCGGCATCGAAATCCGGCGGCCGCTCGAAATGTGCTTCCAGCAACCGGACCGCCTGCATGCGATCCAGGCGGAAGCTGC is part of the Pseudomonas lalkuanensis genome and harbors:
- a CDS encoding LysR family transcriptional regulator; amino-acid sequence: MDIDLARTFLEIVRTGSFVAAAERLHVTQTTITARVQNLEQQLDCRLFVRNRAGARLTADGEVFVAYANKLVETWEAARRDLPLPEGYRDVLNLGGEVSLCSPLVLSWVIRLRERMPSLAVRAEVGEAGHLQQQLQSSLLDAALVYRPDYWPGLQVELLMEEKLIQVRSAINPEPYIYNDWGPEFRQRHDAALPDKASAVLATNLGPLALHYILQCGGSGYFRARVVQGHLENGELERVEKAPEFTYPTYLVYSREKDSPALRQAIDLLREVVAEDIDWSRRWDPI
- a CDS encoding WYL domain-containing protein; translation: MHFVYSAGDSNNSERQADPYGLVYRAGRWYMSGHCHLRRDLRSFRLDRMQAVRLLEAHFERPPDFDAAAFLTGSIAQLPRSTAVEVLLRCDLARAAEELSSGIGLLEPVEEGVLLRTRTDSMGWFARQLAKLPFDFEVRGPEALREAIRAGAARLLRLVEAGTPIRE